The Setaria viridis chromosome 6, Setaria_viridis_v4.0, whole genome shotgun sequence genome includes the window aactctatggtgcagttattgtccttaCTAAACTGATGAACAGAAATCAGATTATGAATTAAAGAGGGGACAACAAGGACATTGGTAAGGCGAAAGTGGGAGGTGGGGCTGGTtagggtggagttgccacggcaCATGACGGGAATGGTGTGACCATTACCGACagtaatggaggagtgagagagagggaggcgggaaagaagaataccatTCGAGGACGACATGTGATCGGATGCACCCGAGTCAACAACCCAGCCACCGTTCTGCAGCGCCATCTGGTTCAAGGCGGCTACCAAGCCTGCCTGGTCCTAGGTTGGCGCGTGAGGTGGTACCTGAACGGGGGCATAGGCAGCATGGGCCTACAGAGGGGGGCCGAGGAGGCCAGGGGCGCCGATGCGCCAGCCCCCACCGCCCCGACCACTGGCCTGCTGGAAACTCGGGGCGTCGTAGGAGCCAGCCCTCGGACTGAAGCAAAACCATGGGCTAGTGGGCTGTGGGGGTTCGCCGCcctggaggccgccgccgcccttcttctgctaccacttcttcttgccgccgtcgccgctggtGCGGCCTTCGCTGCCACCACCGCTAGTCTGGACAGAACCAGACAGCGGACGACACCCGCTCGCACAGCCGGAGGATGGAGACAATGAAAAGTTCCTAGCGAGGagggcggtggagttggagatcttctcctcGTTGGCGAGGCAAAGTTCCTTCAGAGCGAGCATGTCCCACGCCTAGGCGAAGGACGGGAAGCCAACAATGGAGTTGGTGATGTCGGTGGCGGTGTTGGCGAAGCGCGGgttgaggccgcggaggaggttcAGGACACGCTTGGAGTCCTGAACGGGCCGACGTCGCAGAGGGCGTCGGCGAGGGTGTTCATGCGGTTGCAGTACTCGGCGATGGAGGAGTCGCCCTGTatcatggagtggaagtcgtggctgaggaagatcgccTGGGACTGCTTGTTGGCGCGATAGAGGCCCTCGATGGCGAGCCAAAGATCCCAGGTGATCTGATCGTCATCGGTCATGACGAGGTCGAGGACGAAGTCGTCGATGGAGCCGAAGAACCAGGAGCAGACAcagcaatccgcttgatcccagtTGGGGTCCTGGGGACGGGGTGCCACCGTGCTgtcgatgtgcgacttgaggtcgaacttgccgcacatggacttgaagaaggatgCCCACCTAGAGTAGGCGTTGGATTTCATCGTCAGCGTCACGGGGACGTGAGACTTGACGGAGATGGTGGCGTAGGAGTggacggtgggcggcggcgccgggtacATGATGAAGCCAGCGCCGCCGTTGATGGGAAAACATCACACATCCTAATGAGGGGGGGTGAATATGGCCAATATAGCTTGGAGTACAagaaatacatcaagtgtacaaggaaaggataaatacatcctaaaatacacatatacttctgttgatgccggatttcgtcaccagtagaatcggcgtcaagaagaaaagaaatcggagaagtacagttgggaatcggtcaaaaggtgctataatgaggaatcggctggcaacttttgcttcgcttcagggagaatgcgccagactcccaatcggcaatcctttgccgatgagaaatcggccgatcaggaggatgaactaattgggcctgtatgggcttggaaggggatggaaggataaggtggaggtcagcccacgaagcgcgGGGTAGCTAACCTAgtacgaattgtgcttgtagatatttgttttctgtttgaattagagatagaattttagtcggttaagaagttatctgtacggggctataaatagctacctttgtaaatctgtaaacacaacaatcaatcaatacaacaagttactttcttcttcgtacttactttcgagcaggcgacttcgccgttattgtttcttctcacgagttcgtgcgggttggcagggctgcatcatcttgatctccggccgattccgtaagttccgtttatcgagtaatatctaagctttaacttccggcgcatcgctgtcgtttcgtttagatttattcatcagttatcgatatcaactagattcataggttttttacctgttttcctagtttttatcaccaaattatcccgctaggaatcggtagtatcggctttcattattttctgTCGCTAGATCCAttcattgccgattagatcttttcctagtgctgttatcacaagctttgtaccgattgctttagtatttttctatctacaaggctacagggatcgtgctgtctcatagccgatttcattatcacagtgaatcggccgattcgccgataagctctctcgatcggaaacttagccgatcgcagtTTCTaaacctgacacgtgttcttccttgccaatcaacaggtcagattggctggcacgccgcgcgaaccgcaccagggcattcacccgaacaggagctaagcagattctcccgggtcgtgtgtcggtcgctgggattcggttgaccgatttctagcaccaacacacttttggcacgctcggtgggaccaatacaaccgctatcatgtcgaaagctgctgaagtctccgaagataacgtcatcgaagtgacggaggcagatctgaaggacgaccaaaaggaagatctgaataagtatttggagcaagtccggaaaacttgcttaaaatccttcagtcgttccagaagcggggagactgttaaaaagactcctttccctactccccgtcagatcacaatttctgaagattcggataaaatgtccgatatgattcaacaatctcttcatcacgccttcatcaatcaatccccggtactttcaaacatggtgcacaatgctgttgtcaactcttttgccggaggtatacctcaagggtacaggggaccaacgtattttcagccgattccaccaaatcaggcttatcaagcttcacagccgatccaatcttctgtcggaggatccggtgcttctgcgtcatcaactcctttgggatatggttctatccaactgtcctctgcaccgttccctccagtcagcccttcaccctggggggcacctttaaacacggccggtttgaatcaatcggtcagtcaaggaaatcctccgttcctGACGTCTTCCCAAACGACCtctcggccgatcataccaccgtACCAGCCTCttgctccggaggtcaacaagacgtcagagctcatgctatatgatgaaacaagtggttcaTACAAGCAGCCGAACTTTACTACACCACCagcttatactcagataccaccttatcatcaacctccttttattcagcctccgatttatcagcacgtgccgataccgCCGCCAACtgttccccagcaacaaccagattggtcggtgCAAATTGCAGAGGTAATGCAAgagcaattcggcttgaagccgaaaatgcaaacttatacctatagaacaccatacccatctacatatgactcgttgtcgttcccccatcggtacaaagttcctgattttaccaaattttcggggatggatgacacttctaccgtagaacatgtgaatagattcatcatccaatgcggggaggcagctacgcaagacgccctgcgggtacggttgttctcgtcatccttgtctggatcggcctttcaatggttcacgactctaccaccaaactcaattatcacgtgggccgatctagaaagacaattccacaagtacttctatgctggggtccatgaaatgaagctgtctaATCTGACTAGCCtacggcaaagaagtgatgaaccgataccctcgtatatacagaggtttcgggaaatcagaaacaaatgctactccctggctctaaccgatgcacagttggccgatatagctttccaaggcctgctgccacacattaaagagaaatatgcttcacaagagttcgaaagcctgagccagattgtccaccgattgtccgggatggaagtgcgtccattcgatccaaggaggaatttccagaagaaagtgacattcctggaagaattagaggacgaagacgatgccgagatcggacttgcagagtggattaagggaaaaaagccgatatcatgcccattcggcaagaaggagccggaagcattcggtttcgatacGACTAAAGCTGATAAgatcttcgatcttctactccaggaagggcagattaaactctcgccttaccatacgataccctctgccgaacaattgaagaagatgaaatattgcaagtggcacaatgccacatcacatgataccaacgagtgcaagatcttcagacaacaaatacagtcggccattgagcaaggcagactcaaatttgaagtgccggcaaaaccggccaaaccaatgaagatcgaccaacacccttttcctaccaacatggtggatacgggtaagaattctctccaaacaaaagtgctgacgtccgagtcGGCAAAAAAGAGTGgctctgtcgatcccagaaatcaagttactcctgaagatgtcaaagggaaacgacgaatggaggacgatgatggtgagtcCGATGGACCAtgtattacttcccagttcttgctccaaaagtaccagtGCCAACATGAACGTtcaaggtcccgagaagaagcgatgcgtcggcacgaggagcactggagatgcccgttcttcattcattgttgggaaaataacctcaggctaccatcggccgatacttgccctgagtgcaacggtccctatcgaggcaatcggccgttccccaggtctcgctccagagacggaagaccagaaccgatcagcagggaTCGGCGCCGCCAaaatgaccagcgccctcccgtgcgtgatcggctggggagcagaagtgaccgatatgatcggtcggaagatagaagccatgataggcaggggggcagggctGATCGACATGATCAGTTAAACAACAAAGCTAGCGTTCATAGCCGGCTcaaagacatggccgatgctcgggtaacggacgaaaacccgttaggacgcgaaccggggtgggaacgcgccaggaaagaagggaggccaataaaccccaggtggtgccccgatggtttaaccaaatcacaaaaacggaggatccaacgtctccgccaatgggaacagcaagaagaagagagcgcgacGGAAGGGAgacctcgggtgtggcgccccaaaagaaacgacaagggaaacaatgagtcggcgggtgatgaatcggcagccgagatcggtatggttttcatattgccgatggagttcatgacccccgCCGATCAAAAAGATGTATCGGTaatagaggaacaaacagcacggttggctttagaaccaatgatggccacgttcgaaaagcccgaagatgacgaacgacaacatatgaaggcgttgttccttaaagggcatgttgacggtcgccccctcacaagattgatggtcgacggaggagccgccgtcaatatcatgccgtatgccgtgctccggaagttggggaaaagcgatgacgacctaaccaggacagacatgatgctcaaggacttcgaaggcaaggtgtcaaacgctcgcggtgctctctgcgtcgacctcaccatcggcagtaagacccttcctaccacgtttttcgtcatcaatggcaaagggtcctataatatgcttcttggtcgagactggatacacgcaaactgctgcatcccgtcaaccatgcatcagtgcctcgtacaatgggtcggcgataacatcgaggtggtcaaagctgactccgcgtacagcatcgcagcagccgacgcacagcaatggagctgcgaaaccgtcagatgcatatcaggaAGGGTGTGGGAAACcaatttcctgaaggtcaccgattttggcctacagccgatccgagcagtcggctccgaagacgcggaataaatggatcagttcgcccgagaagatgggaagctggggcacggattcacgtcggccgattcattagagatgatagacttaggtgatggaaccaaaccaaggccgacttttattagtgcgaatttagatccagaatataagtgtaaattgacaaatttattaaaagagtTCAAGGATTGTTtcgcttgggagtatcacgagatgcccgatttagatcgatctattgttgaacatcggctacccataaagccagggtatcggccgtaccaacaacccgcacggcgatgcaatcctaaaattttaccagacataaaagctgaaataactcggctaattgaagcaaaatttattcgacaatgtcgttatgccgagtggatttctaatatcgtaccagtatacaagaaaaacgggaagctccgcgtttgcgttgatttcaggaatcttaatcaggccacaccgatggatggttaccctatgcctacggccgatgtattgatcgacgctgccgcgggacacaaaattattagctttatggatggaaacgccggatacaatcaaatacttatggccgaagaggacatacccaaaacggctttcagatgtccaggccatcttggtttattcgag containing:
- the LOC140223252 gene encoding uncharacterized protein translates to MYPAPPPTVHSYATISVKSHVPVTLTMKSNAYSSTVAPRPQDPNWDQADCCVCSWFFGSIDDFVLDLVMTDDDQITWDLWLAIEGLYRANKQSQAIFLSHDFHSMIQGDSSIAEYCNRMNTLADALCDVGPFRTPSVS